A section of the bacterium genome encodes:
- a CDS encoding biopolymer transporter ExbD, with protein MRFTEKKRRKAGVNSVPLMDLVFLLLIFFAVTASFMDQPAIKLDLPEASAEPLKQLPKDIMTVYVSAEGDLYFGDRLIKLEDLPALLKAGLAEGHPSRLTIKADREVIHGKVIEVMDTARQSGIEVVTVGTQKKAAAGK; from the coding sequence ATGCGTTTCACCGAGAAAAAACGCCGCAAGGCCGGTGTGAACAGCGTGCCACTGATGGACCTGGTGTTCCTGCTGCTCATTTTCTTCGCCGTGACCGCTTCTTTCATGGACCAGCCGGCGATCAAGCTCGATCTGCCCGAGGCCAGCGCCGAGCCGCTCAAGCAGCTTCCCAAGGACATCATGACAGTCTATGTGAGCGCCGAGGGCGACCTGTATTTCGGCGACCGGCTGATCAAGCTGGAGGACCTGCCCGCTCTGCTCAAGGCCGGCCTGGCCGAGGGCCATCCCTCGCGGCTGACCATCAAGGCCGACCGCGAGGTGATCCACGGCAAGGTGATCGAGGTGATGGACACGGCGAGGCAGAGTGGGATCGAGGTGGTCACTGTGGGCACGCAGAAAAAAGCGGCCGCGGGTAAGTGA
- a CDS encoding DinB family protein: MDETRLFTRLIRFETQCSEQLLEAMNGLPEGEQHTFKLFGHILESQLIWLARLAGDSEVREKWWPSVDRAGCRDLQDRAAGAWEGFLESLAPERLGQSVNYRSLNGLTASVVVRDILVQLIVSSAHHRGQITLEMRKHGLNAPLPNYLSFARVGLE, encoded by the coding sequence ATGGATGAGACCCGTCTGTTCACCCGCCTCATCCGCTTCGAGACCCAGTGCAGCGAGCAGCTCCTGGAGGCGATGAACGGCCTGCCGGAGGGTGAGCAGCACACATTCAAGCTGTTCGGTCACATATTGGAAAGCCAGCTCATCTGGCTGGCGCGCCTGGCCGGGGACAGCGAGGTGCGCGAGAAATGGTGGCCCAGCGTGGACCGCGCCGGCTGCCGCGACCTGCAAGACCGCGCCGCCGGGGCCTGGGAGGGGTTCCTGGAGAGCCTGGCGCCGGAGCGCCTGGGCCAGAGCGTGAACTACCGCTCGCTCAACGGCCTGACCGCCAGCGTGGTGGTGCGCGACATTCTGGTGCAGCTTATCGTGAGTTCCGCCCACCACCGGGGGCAGATCACCCTGGAGATGAGAAAGCATGGCCTGAACGCGCCGTTGCCCAACTACCTTTCCTTTGCGCGTGTAGGCCTGGAGTGA